The Pectobacterium wasabiae CFBP 3304 DNA segment CTATGACTACTATCAGCCAGAGGCCTACGTTCCAAGTTCGGACACCTTTATTGAGAAGGACGCGTCGGTTAACGAACATATCGAGCAGATGCGTCTTTCCGCGACAAAAGCGCTGCTGGAGCGGCGTGATGTGATCGTCGTGGCCTCGGTGTCCGCTATCTATGGTCTGGGCGATCCCGATCTCTATCTGAAAATGATGCTGCATCTGACACAGGGGATGCTGATCGACCAGCGTGCTATTTTACGGCGTCTGGCAGAATTACAATATGCCCGCAACGATCAGGCATTTCAGCGCGGTACGTTTCGCGTGCGTGGCGAGGTGATCGATATTTTCCCTGCGGAGTCTGACGAAATCGCGCTGCGCGTTGAATTGTTCGATGAAGAAGTGGAGCGGCTGTCGCTGTTTGATCCGTTGACGGGTCATGTTCTCCAAACGGTGCCGCGCTATACCATCTACCCGAAAACGCACTACGTCACGCCGCGTGAGCGTATTTTACAGGCGATGGAAGACATTAAAGTTGAATTGGCCGATCGCAAAAAGGTGCTACTGGCCAACGATAAGCTGGTGGAAGAGCAGCGATTGAGCCAGCGCACGCAGTTTGATCTGGAGATGATGAACGAACTGGGTTACTGCTCCGGTATCGAAAACTACTCACGCTATCTTTCAGGTCGTGGCCCCGGTGAGCCACCGCCGACGCTGTTTGACTATCTTCCTGCGGATGGGCTGCTGGTGATTGATGAATCCCACGTTACTGTGCCTCAGATCGGCGGGATGTATCGCGGCGACCGTGCGCGTAAAGAGACGTTGGTTGAATATGGTTTCCGGCTGCCTTCGGCGCTGGATAACCGACCGATGAAGTTTGAAGAATTTGAATCACTGGCCCCGCAGACGATCTACGTGTCTGCGACGCCGGGTAACTATGAGCTGGAAAAATCGGGCGGTGAAATTATCGATCAGGTGGTCCGGCCCACCGGATTGCTCGACCCGCTCATTGAAGTACGGCCTGTCGCGACACAAGTGGACGACCTGCTTTCCGAAATTCGCCTGCGTGCGGCGATTAACGAACGCGTGCTGGTGACGACGCTGACCAAGCGGATGGCGGAGGACCTGACGGAATATCTGGAAGAGCACGGCGAGCGGGTGCGTTATCTGCACTCGGATATTGATACTGTCGAGCGTGTGGAAATCATCCGGGATTTACGCCTTGGTGAGTTCGATGTGCTGGTCGGTATCAACCTGTTGCGTGAAGGTCTGGATATGCCTGAAGTGTCGCTGGTGGCGATTCTGGATGCTGACAAAGAAGGCTTCCTGCGTTCCGAACGTTCCCTGATCCAGACGATTGGCCGCGCGGCACGTAACCTGCGTGGCAAGGCTATTCTTTACGGTGACAGAATCACAGCGTCAATGGCGAAAGCGATTAGCGAAACAGAGCGGCGTCGCGAGAAGCAGGAAGCGTACAACACCGAGCATGGGATTGTGCCGCAGGGAATTAATAAGAAAATCTCCGATATTCTGCAACTGGGCCAATCGGCGAATAAAGGCAAAGGGCGAGGTAATCGTAAAGCGGCAGAACCCGCAGCGCGTTATGAACTCATGACGCCGAAGGCGCTGGAGCTGAAAATCCGCGAGTTGGAAAGTAAGATGTTAACGCACGCGCAGAATCTTGAATTTGAAGAGGCTGCCGCCTTGCGCGATGAGGTGCAGGCATTACGCGCACAATTTATTGCCGTCTCTTAGTGCTCGCTGCCTCCTCGCGATCGCAGCATGATAACGACGTAGCACACTGCTAAGGAATCATGATGACCCCTATTATACCGGGCGTAGAGGTATTGTTTGTGGCAGGTTTCGGGCCGATTGTGAAATCACTATCGGCCAGCCACGCACTCTATGTCGATACGCTGAAGTTACCGCTGAAACCGGTAGCGGAAGGGAGTGACTATCTGGTGACCGATGCGATGGATGGGGTGAAGCATTTCGCCCTGTGGCCGCTGTCACAGGCCAGCGAATCCTGTTTCGGGCAGGGAAGTTGGCCAGTGGATCTTCCTGAACCGCAAAGTTGGTTGGAATTTGAAGTAGCGGATATGGCGCAAGCGACGGCGGCACTGAAAGTGCAGGGCTATGCGCTGCTGGTCGAAAACCGTCTTGAACCTTGGGGACAGCAGGTAACTCGTTTCCTGAGTCCAGAAGGGATGCTGATTGGCGTGACTTATACGCCGTGGCTGCGAGATTGAAGGGGCGCACGATTAATGATTTCTTTTTGATGTGATGCCTCATTGTCAGGGGGCACGAGAAAATACGGCAGTCGTGAACGACATTTGAGAACGGCTGGCTCCTGAAGTAAGACGAGGTTTACGGGATGATTGATAGGGAAT contains these protein-coding regions:
- the uvrB gene encoding excinuclease ABC subunit UvrB, with translation MSKVFTLHSDFKPAGDQPEAIRRLKEGLEDGLAHQTLLGVTGSGKTFTIANVIADLNRPTMMLAPNKTLAAQLYGEMKEFFPDNAVEYFVSYYDYYQPEAYVPSSDTFIEKDASVNEHIEQMRLSATKALLERRDVIVVASVSAIYGLGDPDLYLKMMLHLTQGMLIDQRAILRRLAELQYARNDQAFQRGTFRVRGEVIDIFPAESDEIALRVELFDEEVERLSLFDPLTGHVLQTVPRYTIYPKTHYVTPRERILQAMEDIKVELADRKKVLLANDKLVEEQRLSQRTQFDLEMMNELGYCSGIENYSRYLSGRGPGEPPPTLFDYLPADGLLVIDESHVTVPQIGGMYRGDRARKETLVEYGFRLPSALDNRPMKFEEFESLAPQTIYVSATPGNYELEKSGGEIIDQVVRPTGLLDPLIEVRPVATQVDDLLSEIRLRAAINERVLVTTLTKRMAEDLTEYLEEHGERVRYLHSDIDTVERVEIIRDLRLGEFDVLVGINLLREGLDMPEVSLVAILDADKEGFLRSERSLIQTIGRAARNLRGKAILYGDRITASMAKAISETERRREKQEAYNTEHGIVPQGINKKISDILQLGQSANKGKGRGNRKAAEPAARYELMTPKALELKIRELESKMLTHAQNLEFEEAAALRDEVQALRAQFIAVS
- a CDS encoding VOC family protein produces the protein MTPIIPGVEVLFVAGFGPIVKSLSASHALYVDTLKLPLKPVAEGSDYLVTDAMDGVKHFALWPLSQASESCFGQGSWPVDLPEPQSWLEFEVADMAQATAALKVQGYALLVENRLEPWGQQVTRFLSPEGMLIGVTYTPWLRD